A window of Gemmatimonadota bacterium contains these coding sequences:
- a CDS encoding carbohydrate binding family 9 domain-containing protein, with amino-acid sequence MLSPRRLAAVVLLAFPAALLAQGSGGAPWPRVRTAPNIRLDGQLDEADWALADSIWDFKTKEPTEGGVPSERTIVRLLATPTGLAIGWWNYDRDVEGRRRSQLRRDAELRSDDYVSLMIDGLRDKRSAFYFRTNSNGALWDGEHVTFESGNEEWDGIWDARTAVFEGGWSAEMLIPWATLRYPKDVSAMGMNFRRFLPRTNEEVLWRAWRRGQGYRFLEEEGTVEGFGALPPRARAELRPFVLGEGRLRERSFDANGTETLGAAPASTFAAGLDVKVPVTNTLTADLTVLPDFAQAEVDRQVVNLTRFPLFFPEQRPFFTEGSAIFAFGRPQQSQMFYSRRVGLGVGGTPVEIPFGARMQGRVGSNQLGLLAVRTGDDEQATDLVARVRHDVLGRGYVGAMSTYSDRAARPGALSGGVDFEFPFILRNRQNLIFAGNAAWSRDSSGAPGGAHYRFVADYPNDKADVVFRYDRIEEGYDPALGFVPQRGIDRFAGQFSISPRPKNARVIRRFEFSLLNYDIVQRIGGPLDNASFTVRPLGIQFQSGDQLNVTVQRRYDGPTADFDLVPGTTVAAGDYWWNQVGLQYQGSNVRTWGMSAAVVTGTFYDGDRTDLTLSGKLRLQPHVELSLDLSRNDVSLPSGAFVANTMRFRGDYAFSPRLTATAFVQYDDQSDRAAVNARVRWTTSPGSDLYVVWNNTWPTGLDRGIPWDRPLRGALVAKYVRFLRM; translated from the coding sequence ATGCTCAGCCCCCGCCGCCTCGCCGCCGTGGTCCTCCTCGCCTTCCCGGCGGCCCTGCTCGCGCAGGGCAGCGGGGGCGCGCCGTGGCCGCGCGTGCGCACCGCGCCGAACATCCGCCTCGACGGCCAGCTCGACGAGGCGGACTGGGCGCTCGCCGATTCCATCTGGGACTTCAAGACCAAGGAGCCGACCGAGGGCGGCGTCCCCAGCGAGCGGACCATCGTCCGCCTGCTCGCGACCCCGACCGGGCTCGCCATCGGGTGGTGGAACTACGATCGCGACGTCGAGGGACGGCGCCGCTCGCAGCTGCGTCGCGACGCCGAGCTCCGCTCCGACGACTACGTCAGCCTGATGATCGACGGCCTCCGCGACAAGCGGAGCGCGTTCTACTTCCGCACCAACTCCAACGGCGCGCTCTGGGACGGTGAGCACGTCACCTTCGAGAGCGGGAACGAGGAGTGGGACGGCATCTGGGACGCGCGCACGGCGGTCTTCGAGGGCGGCTGGAGCGCCGAGATGCTCATCCCCTGGGCCACGCTGCGCTACCCGAAGGACGTCTCGGCGATGGGGATGAACTTCCGCCGCTTCCTGCCGAGGACCAACGAGGAAGTGCTCTGGCGCGCGTGGCGCCGGGGTCAGGGCTATCGCTTCCTCGAGGAGGAGGGGACCGTCGAGGGCTTCGGTGCGTTGCCGCCTCGCGCGCGCGCCGAGTTGCGACCGTTCGTCCTCGGCGAGGGCCGCCTGCGCGAGCGGAGCTTCGATGCCAATGGCACCGAGACACTGGGGGCCGCGCCCGCGAGCACCTTCGCCGCCGGGCTCGACGTCAAGGTGCCCGTCACCAACACGCTCACCGCCGACCTCACCGTCCTGCCCGACTTCGCGCAGGCGGAGGTGGACCGTCAGGTGGTGAACCTCACCCGCTTCCCGCTCTTCTTCCCCGAGCAGCGGCCGTTCTTCACCGAGGGATCGGCGATCTTCGCCTTCGGGCGGCCGCAGCAGTCGCAGATGTTCTACTCGCGGCGTGTCGGGCTCGGGGTGGGCGGCACGCCGGTGGAGATCCCCTTCGGCGCGCGGATGCAGGGGCGGGTGGGCTCCAACCAGCTCGGGCTCCTCGCCGTCCGCACCGGGGACGACGAGCAGGCGACCGACCTCGTCGCGCGCGTGCGGCACGACGTGCTCGGCCGTGGATACGTCGGCGCGATGAGCACCTACAGCGATCGTGCGGCGCGTCCCGGCGCGCTCTCCGGCGGCGTGGACTTCGAGTTCCCCTTCATCCTGCGCAATCGCCAGAACCTGATCTTCGCCGGCAACGCGGCCTGGAGCCGCGACAGCAGCGGCGCGCCGGGCGGCGCGCACTATCGGTTCGTCGCGGACTATCCCAACGACAAGGCCGACGTCGTCTTCCGCTACGACCGGATCGAGGAGGGCTACGACCCGGCGCTCGGCTTCGTGCCGCAACGCGGCATCGACCGCTTCGCCGGGCAGTTCAGCATCTCGCCGCGCCCGAAGAACGCGCGCGTGATCCGCCGCTTCGAGTTCTCGCTGCTCAACTACGACATCGTGCAGCGGATCGGGGGGCCGCTCGACAACGCGAGCTTCACCGTGCGGCCGCTCGGCATCCAGTTCCAGAGCGGCGACCAGCTGAACGTCACCGTCCAGCGCCGATATGATGGTCCCACGGCCGACTTCGATCTCGTTCCGGGCACGACCGTCGCCGCCGGCGACTACTGGTGGAATCAGGTCGGCTTGCAGTACCAGGGGTCGAACGTGCGCACCTGGGGCATGAGTGCCGCCGTCGTCACCGGCACCTTCTACGACGGTGATCGCACCGACCTCACGCTCTCCGGGAAGCTGCGGCTCCAACCGCACGTCGAGCTCTCGCTCGACCTCTCGCGCAACGACGTCTCGCTGCCGAGCGGCGCGTTCGTCGCCAACACGATGCGCTTCCGTGGCGACTACGCCTTCTCGCCGCGACTCACGGCGACCGCCTTCGTGCAGTACGACGACCAGAGTGATCGCGCCGCGGTGAATGCGCGCGTCCGCTGGACGACGTCGCCGGGCAGCGACCTCTACGTGGTGTGGAACAATACCTGGCCCACCGGGCTCGACCGAGGCATCCCGTGGGACCGTCCGCTGCGTGGGGCCCTCGTGGCCAAGTACGTCCGCTTCCTCCGGATGTAG
- a CDS encoding SRPBCC domain-containing protein yields the protein MNLVVTHTQPLDASPAAVWSALTDAEALRRWFAEEAEVDARVGGPYRFWGRHTLDTPAADEATQRITALVPGERLVFTWMLHGCATTVDLVIASTEKGTSLKVTHTVDGELPVSRAREYLDDHWRFQCGNLTAHLAGGAGIVRPDFADPAPEVRMSIEIAASRAVVWTTLLDPARVAEWFGAPKVRITPETGGEYRVGWEYQIEGRDVLGGPTRILEIEPERRLVLDWPDWRGDASVSGQWIAFTLEGDGDRTTVHFVHGGFTRTVDISDYPFGWVWFTSELKRVAERG from the coding sequence ATGAACCTCGTCGTCACGCACACGCAGCCCCTCGACGCCTCGCCGGCCGCCGTCTGGTCGGCGCTCACCGACGCGGAGGCCCTGCGCCGCTGGTTCGCCGAGGAGGCGGAGGTCGACGCGCGCGTCGGCGGACCCTATCGCTTCTGGGGTCGGCACACGCTCGACACCCCCGCCGCGGACGAGGCGACGCAGCGCATCACCGCGCTCGTCCCGGGCGAGCGGCTCGTCTTCACGTGGATGCTGCATGGGTGCGCGACCACGGTCGACCTCGTGATCGCCTCGACCGAGAAGGGCACGTCGCTCAAGGTGACGCACACCGTCGACGGGGAGCTCCCCGTGTCGCGCGCGCGCGAGTACCTCGACGATCACTGGCGATTCCAGTGCGGCAACCTCACGGCCCACCTCGCCGGCGGCGCGGGGATCGTGCGCCCCGACTTCGCCGATCCGGCGCCCGAGGTGCGGATGTCGATCGAGATCGCGGCGTCGCGCGCGGTGGTCTGGACGACGCTGCTCGATCCGGCCCGCGTGGCCGAGTGGTTCGGCGCCCCGAAGGTCCGCATCACGCCGGAGACGGGCGGGGAATACCGCGTCGGGTGGGAGTACCAGATCGAGGGCCGCGATGTCCTTGGCGGCCCCACCCGCATCCTCGAGATCGAGCCGGAGCGGCGACTCGTCCTCGACTGGCCCGACTGGCGGGGCGATGCGTCGGTGAGCGGCCAGTGGATCGCCTTCACGCTCGAGGGCGACGGCGACCGCACCACGGTGCACTTCGTGCACGGGGGATTCACGCGCACCGTGGATATCTCCGACTATCCCTTCGGCTGGGTCTGGTTCACCAGCGAGCTCAAGCGCGTCGCCGAGCGGGGGTGA